From one Streptomyces sp. N50 genomic stretch:
- a CDS encoding ABC transporter permease has product MTTTQSTEVPTKPVTGPGDALGPRVQNAVIKYGFIFVTVALFLYFALSEGSFRESATMLDTLRYVSVAAILGLGVTLTMAVGGMDMSVGAVAGLGVTVAAKTMVTYNQVGTVAILAVIAAGALAGLLNALLIVVMKIPDMLATLGTMFVIQGTKLILVDGQSISAGMTESDGSTAPGKFTDGFLRIDRGTLLGIPISVLIFGALTVVAWVFLARTRWGRVLYAIGANPEASRLAGIRVGAYRALAYVLSGVLASIGGLILASRIGQGDVSAGTSQLLEAVAVALVGTSVLGRGRPNVWGTALGAVLIGIITTGLTIKGLPYYTQDVVEGAVLILALVFSFTLSKRRTA; this is encoded by the coding sequence ATGACCACCACCCAGAGCACCGAGGTCCCCACGAAGCCGGTGACCGGGCCCGGGGACGCCCTCGGCCCGCGCGTCCAGAACGCCGTCATCAAGTACGGCTTCATCTTCGTCACGGTCGCGCTCTTCCTGTACTTCGCGCTGAGCGAGGGCTCCTTCCGCGAGTCGGCGACGATGCTCGACACCCTGCGGTACGTCTCCGTCGCCGCGATCCTCGGCCTCGGCGTCACCCTCACCATGGCCGTCGGCGGGATGGACATGTCCGTCGGCGCGGTCGCCGGGCTCGGGGTCACCGTCGCCGCCAAGACGATGGTGACGTACAACCAGGTCGGTACGGTCGCGATCCTCGCGGTGATCGCGGCGGGCGCGCTGGCCGGACTGCTGAACGCCCTGCTGATCGTGGTCATGAAGATCCCGGACATGCTGGCCACCCTCGGCACCATGTTCGTCATCCAGGGCACCAAACTCATCCTGGTCGACGGCCAGTCCATCTCCGCCGGCATGACCGAGTCCGACGGCAGCACCGCCCCTGGCAAGTTCACCGACGGCTTCCTGCGCATCGACCGGGGCACGCTCCTCGGCATCCCCATCTCCGTCCTGATCTTCGGCGCGCTGACGGTAGTCGCCTGGGTCTTCCTGGCCCGAACCCGCTGGGGCCGCGTCCTGTACGCCATCGGCGCCAACCCCGAGGCCTCCCGCCTGGCGGGCATCCGCGTCGGCGCGTACCGGGCCCTCGCCTACGTCCTCTCCGGCGTCCTCGCCTCGATCGGCGGCCTGATCCTGGCGTCCCGCATCGGCCAGGGAGACGTGAGCGCGGGCACGTCACAGCTGCTGGAGGCGGTCGCCGTCGCACTGGTCGGCACGTCGGTCCTCGGCCGGGGCCGCCCGAACGTCTGGGGCACGGCACTGGGCGCCGTCCTCATCGGCATCATCACCACCGGCCTGACCATCAAGGGCCTGCCGTACTACACCCAGGA
- a CDS encoding sugar ABC transporter ATP-binding protein has translation MSPTDKAVDVTAVDAAVSLRDVSMAFGGKTVLASVSLDIAPGSVVALLGANGAGKSTLIKILSGVHTDHGGEVRVAGEPAALQSPLAARQLGIQTVHQRIGEGIVPGLTVAENLVFEELAQRRGNPFLNGRRMLARAREIQAALELGWSDAVLRRDVTELGISDRQLLILARALATRPRLLILDEPTSALSAAEAERLFALVEKMRDDGIAVLYVSHRLGEIDALADRLVVLRDGGLTDDQVKPFDWDSALRAMLAQAHEATSARPQRGGEHGDVVLALHGVHLFAGRAPLDLDLRAGEVTGVVGLLGAGKTELARGLFGAEPFPTGKVELDGKPYAPRRPSDAIRAGVHLVPEDRHADALVPGWSVAQNISLPFLKSLSRGGLVNTGREDALGRETIDALGVVARDEHSTVEELSGGNQQKVVVGRWLAETPRVLILDEPFRGVDIGARRDIGRRARALAAEGAAVLVLSADVDEVLEIADRVVVLAAGEVHLDAYGEDAERDRVIQTISASV, from the coding sequence ATGTCGCCCACTGACAAGGCGGTTGACGTGACGGCCGTCGACGCCGCGGTCTCGCTCCGCGACGTCAGCATGGCCTTCGGCGGCAAGACGGTGCTGGCCTCCGTCTCCCTCGACATCGCACCGGGCAGCGTGGTCGCGCTGCTCGGCGCGAACGGCGCGGGCAAGTCCACGCTGATCAAGATCCTTTCGGGTGTGCACACGGACCACGGCGGGGAGGTGCGGGTCGCAGGGGAGCCCGCAGCTCTCCAGTCGCCGCTTGCCGCCCGGCAGTTGGGCATCCAGACGGTCCACCAGCGGATCGGCGAGGGCATCGTGCCCGGCCTCACCGTCGCCGAGAACCTGGTCTTCGAGGAGCTGGCCCAGCGCCGCGGCAACCCGTTCCTCAACGGCCGCCGCATGCTGGCCCGCGCCCGCGAGATCCAGGCCGCGCTCGAACTCGGCTGGAGCGACGCGGTGTTGCGCCGCGACGTCACCGAACTGGGCATCTCCGACCGCCAGTTGCTCATCCTGGCCCGCGCGCTGGCCACCCGCCCCCGGCTGCTCATCCTCGACGAACCGACCTCCGCGCTCTCCGCCGCCGAGGCGGAGCGGCTGTTCGCCCTCGTCGAGAAGATGCGCGACGACGGCATCGCGGTCCTCTACGTGTCCCACCGCCTCGGCGAGATCGACGCGCTCGCCGACCGGCTGGTCGTTCTGCGGGACGGCGGTCTCACCGACGACCAGGTCAAGCCCTTCGACTGGGACAGCGCCCTGCGCGCGATGCTCGCCCAGGCCCACGAGGCGACGAGCGCCCGCCCGCAGCGCGGCGGCGAGCACGGCGACGTCGTCCTCGCCCTGCACGGCGTCCACCTCTTCGCGGGCCGCGCCCCTCTGGACCTCGACCTCCGCGCCGGTGAAGTCACCGGTGTCGTAGGCCTGTTGGGCGCCGGCAAGACCGAACTGGCCCGCGGTCTCTTCGGCGCCGAGCCCTTCCCCACCGGCAAGGTCGAACTCGACGGCAAGCCGTACGCACCCCGCCGCCCGTCCGACGCCATCCGCGCCGGCGTCCACCTCGTCCCCGAGGACCGGCACGCCGACGCGCTCGTCCCCGGCTGGTCGGTGGCCCAGAACATCTCGCTGCCGTTCCTCAAGTCGCTGTCCCGGGGCGGGCTCGTGAACACCGGGCGGGAGGACGCCCTCGGCCGCGAGACCATCGACGCCCTCGGTGTCGTAGCCCGCGACGAGCACAGCACGGTGGAGGAGCTCTCCGGCGGCAACCAGCAGAAGGTCGTCGTCGGCCGCTGGCTCGCCGAGACACCTCGTGTCCTCATCCTGGACGAGCCGTTCCGAGGCGTGGACATCGGCGCACGGCGTGACATCGGGCGCCGGGCGCGTGCGCTGGCCGCGGAGGGTGCGGCTGTGCTTGTCCTCTCCGCGGATGTGGACGAGGTGCTGGAGATCGCCGACCGGGTCGTCGTGCTGGCGGCCGGCGAGGTCCACCTCGACGCGTACGGCGAAGACGCGGAACGCGACCGCGTGATCCAGACCATCTCGGCGTCCGTGTGA
- a CDS encoding substrate-binding domain-containing protein produces the protein MSRTRVPLAALSLASVSALLLAGCSQSTDASKSGDDTAASASAATGKEPAPFSKGTVKVALVRQSGAGDYFEQWGNGAKAQAKALGIDLTVYDAQADNAKQATDLSSAINSGAQAIIVDHGFPSTIQPEIDQAVKKGIKVVVYDVDQTNKSVISTEQDDASMAKAVLDVMAKTVGKNAKVGYVNVAGYAALDKRNSVWKTAVDANGWKQQFKVGKVTDSTATDNVPLVSAALTQHSDVAGVFAPYDELAKGTVLAVQNKKLQSKVKVFGADVSNADIQNMTAANSPWVATAGTDPSAVGAAVVRTAALELAGQLNKTSVDFPAVAITQDFLRKNKIENMDQLRAALPALNLSKVSTADWIPNVAH, from the coding sequence ATGTCCCGTACCCGCGTCCCCCTCGCCGCGCTCTCGCTGGCCTCCGTCTCCGCCCTCCTCCTGGCGGGCTGCTCGCAGTCCACGGACGCCTCGAAGAGCGGCGACGACACCGCGGCCTCGGCCTCGGCCGCCACGGGCAAGGAGCCGGCCCCCTTCAGCAAGGGCACGGTCAAGGTGGCGCTCGTGCGGCAGAGCGGCGCCGGCGACTACTTCGAGCAGTGGGGCAACGGCGCGAAGGCGCAGGCCAAGGCCCTCGGCATCGACCTGACCGTGTACGACGCGCAGGCCGACAACGCCAAGCAGGCCACCGACCTGTCCTCGGCGATCAACTCCGGCGCGCAGGCGATCATCGTCGACCACGGCTTCCCCTCGACGATCCAGCCCGAGATCGACCAGGCTGTGAAGAAGGGCATCAAGGTCGTCGTCTACGACGTCGACCAGACCAACAAGTCCGTGATCAGCACCGAGCAGGACGACGCCAGCATGGCGAAGGCCGTTCTCGACGTGATGGCCAAGACGGTCGGCAAGAACGCGAAGGTCGGCTACGTCAACGTCGCCGGCTACGCGGCCCTCGACAAGCGCAACTCCGTCTGGAAGACCGCCGTCGACGCCAACGGCTGGAAGCAGCAGTTCAAGGTCGGCAAGGTCACCGACTCCACGGCCACGGACAACGTTCCCCTGGTCTCCGCCGCGCTGACCCAACACTCCGACGTGGCAGGCGTGTTCGCCCCCTACGACGAGCTGGCCAAGGGCACCGTCCTCGCCGTGCAGAACAAGAAGCTGCAGAGCAAGGTGAAGGTCTTCGGCGCGGACGTCTCCAACGCCGACATCCAGAACATGACCGCCGCGAACAGCCCGTGGGTCGCCACCGCCGGCACCGACCCGTCGGCGGTCGGCGCGGCCGTCGTCCGTACGGCGGCCCTTGAGCTGGCGGGCCAGTTGAACAAGACCTCGGTCGACTTCCCGGCCGTCGCCATCACCCAGGACTTCCTGCGCAAGAACAAGATCGAGAACATGGACCAGCTGCGCGCGGCCCTGCCCGCCCTGAACCTCTCCAAGGTGAGCACCGCGGACTGGATCCCCAATGTCGCCCACTGA
- a CDS encoding 1,2-dihydroxy-3-keto-5-methylthiopentene dioxygenase, with translation MTLLTTWSESGPETLVRRTADPVEIAAALAPIGVRYEQWPIREDVPADADSDTVFAAYGPEIDKLNAEEGFTTVDVLGLHPSDDPEYPAKAAGARAKFLQEHTHDDDDEVRFFVSGSGIFYLHVNGEVHAVYCEKGDLLGVPRGTTHWFDMGTKPAFTAIRFFHEEDGWVGNFTGSTIASRFPDYDTIDAGYQQDKAAA, from the coding sequence ATGACGCTGCTCACCACCTGGTCCGAGTCCGGCCCCGAGACCCTCGTGCGCCGTACCGCCGACCCCGTCGAGATCGCCGCCGCGCTCGCCCCGATCGGCGTCCGCTACGAGCAGTGGCCGATCCGTGAGGACGTCCCGGCCGACGCCGACAGCGACACCGTGTTCGCCGCCTACGGCCCGGAGATCGACAAGCTCAACGCCGAAGAGGGCTTCACCACCGTCGACGTGCTCGGCCTGCACCCCAGCGACGACCCGGAGTACCCGGCGAAGGCGGCCGGCGCCCGCGCGAAGTTCCTCCAGGAGCACACGCACGACGACGATGACGAGGTCCGCTTCTTCGTCTCCGGCTCCGGCATCTTCTACCTGCACGTGAACGGCGAAGTGCACGCCGTCTACTGCGAGAAGGGCGACCTGCTGGGCGTGCCGCGCGGCACCACCCACTGGTTCGACATGGGCACCAAGCCCGCCTTCACCGCGATCCGCTTCTTCCACGAGGAGGACGGCTGGGTCGGCAACTTCACCGGCTCGACCATCGCCTCGCGCTTCCCCGACTACGACACGATCGACGCGGGCTACCAGCAGGACAAGGCCGCCGCGTGA
- the mtnC gene encoding acireductone synthase: protein MTLQFTVDAVVLDIEGTTSATGFVVDVLYPYSRSRFADLLTERADDPAVARAIAQVRELTDSPDADAVQIEKTLNTWLDEDRKATPLKTLQGIIWSEGFARGDLVSHFYDDVVPALRAWHSAGLRLYVYSSGSVAAQRAWFTSSPEGDLLPLVSGLYDTENAGPKQEPESYRRIAEATGVDPSRLLFLSDRPGELDAAVSAGWHAVGVRRPGEPYFEQGVGDHAQAGAFDEIGITSSRSTT from the coding sequence GTGACCTTGCAGTTCACCGTGGACGCCGTGGTGCTCGACATCGAGGGCACCACGAGCGCCACGGGATTCGTCGTCGACGTCCTCTACCCGTACTCGCGCTCGCGCTTCGCCGACCTGCTCACCGAGCGGGCCGACGATCCCGCCGTGGCCCGGGCGATCGCACAGGTTCGCGAGCTGACGGACTCCCCGGACGCCGACGCCGTACAGATCGAGAAGACCCTCAACACCTGGCTCGACGAGGACCGCAAGGCCACGCCCCTCAAGACCCTCCAGGGCATCATCTGGTCGGAGGGCTTCGCCCGCGGCGACCTCGTCTCGCACTTCTACGACGACGTCGTACCGGCCCTGCGCGCCTGGCACTCGGCGGGCCTGCGGCTGTACGTCTACTCGTCCGGCTCGGTCGCCGCGCAGCGCGCGTGGTTCACGTCCAGCCCGGAGGGCGACCTCCTGCCGCTGGTCTCCGGTCTCTACGACACGGAGAACGCCGGCCCCAAGCAGGAGCCGGAGTCGTACCGCCGTATCGCGGAGGCGACCGGCGTCGACCCGTCCCGGCTGCTCTTCCTCTCCGACCGGCCCGGCGAGCTGGACGCGGCCGTGTCCGCGGGGTGGCACGCGGTGGGCGTACGGCGGCCGGGCGAACCGTATTTCGAGCAAGGCGTCGGCGACCACGCGCAGGCGGGGGCGTTCGACGAGATCGGCATCACCAGTTCAAGGAGCACCACGTGA
- the mtnB gene encoding methylthioribulose 1-phosphate dehydratase, whose protein sequence is MSSEISDLDLKEAGAQLAAESARFASFGWMRGTSGNLSVVVGRDPLLLAVTASGHDKGELTSDDVVLVDAEGAAVRGGKPSAEAELHARVAALTGAGAVVHVHTVASVAMGRRAPGGIVFKDVEMLKGVGQPAHDVEVTLPVIANSQDMKVLGDRLEAAREPRMPAVVVAGHGLYVWGADPRQARHHTEVVEWLLELELSTPREA, encoded by the coding sequence GTGAGCAGCGAGATCAGTGACCTCGACCTGAAGGAGGCGGGGGCTCAACTCGCCGCCGAATCCGCCCGGTTCGCCTCGTTCGGCTGGATGCGGGGGACCTCCGGTAATTTGTCGGTGGTGGTGGGCCGGGATCCCCTGCTGCTGGCGGTGACTGCTAGCGGGCACGACAAGGGTGAACTGACTTCCGACGATGTGGTGTTGGTGGACGCCGAGGGTGCGGCCGTGCGGGGTGGGAAGCCGTCCGCCGAGGCTGAACTGCATGCGCGTGTGGCTGCGTTGACCGGGGCGGGGGCCGTCGTTCACGTGCACACCGTGGCGTCCGTTGCCATGGGGCGGCGGGCTCCGGGCGGGATCGTGTTCAAGGATGTCGAGATGCTCAAGGGTGTTGGGCAGCCTGCGCATGATGTCGAGGTGACGCTGCCTGTCATCGCCAACAGCCAGGATATGAAGGTGCTTGGGGATCGGCTGGAGGCGGCTCGGGAGCCTCGGATGCCGGCGGTGGTTGTGGCCGGGCACGGGTTGTATGTGTGGGGGGCGGATCCTCGTCAAGCCCGGCATCACACCGAAGTTGTTGAGTGGTTGCTGGAGTTGGAGCTCAGCACTCCGCGGGAAGCGTAG
- the mtnA gene encoding S-methyl-5-thioribose-1-phosphate isomerase, producing the protein MSQELRAVDWTGTGLALIDQTLLPHRNETMTVHDVDTLVDAIQRLVVRGAPAIGAAGAYGVAIALIEGERKGWTEAETRAAVARVREARPTAVNLMVCVDRVMTRFDEGLDAVLEEAAAVQREDVAANRAMGTFGADWLVERLQQVGVDRPLRLLTHCNTGALATAGWGTALGVIRELHARGLVEVVYADETRPLLQGSRLTAWELVQEGIPHYVQADGAAAGTILRGEVDAAIVGADRIAANGDTANKVGTVGVALACADAGIPFLVAAPTTTVDLSTETGDDIHIELRGEAEVLEWSGVRTAPVESRGHNPAFDVTPGRLVTGLVTERGVLEVAAGELPADRLK; encoded by the coding sequence ATGTCCCAGGAATTGCGTGCCGTCGACTGGACCGGCACCGGTCTCGCACTCATCGACCAGACCCTGCTCCCGCACCGCAACGAGACGATGACTGTCCACGATGTGGACACCCTGGTCGACGCGATCCAGCGCCTCGTGGTGCGTGGCGCCCCCGCGATCGGCGCGGCCGGCGCGTACGGCGTGGCGATCGCGCTCATCGAGGGCGAGCGGAAGGGCTGGACCGAGGCCGAGACGCGCGCCGCCGTAGCCCGCGTCCGCGAGGCCCGCCCCACCGCGGTCAACCTCATGGTGTGCGTGGACCGGGTCATGACCCGCTTCGACGAGGGTCTCGACGCGGTGCTGGAGGAAGCCGCCGCAGTCCAGCGCGAGGACGTCGCGGCCAACCGCGCGATGGGCACGTTCGGCGCGGACTGGCTGGTCGAAAGGCTCCAACAGGTGGGCGTGGACCGCCCGTTGAGGCTCCTGACGCACTGCAACACGGGCGCGCTGGCCACGGCCGGCTGGGGCACCGCACTCGGCGTCATCCGCGAACTCCACGCGCGCGGCCTGGTGGAGGTCGTCTACGCCGACGAGACGCGCCCCCTGCTCCAGGGATCACGCCTGACGGCTTGGGAGTTGGTCCAGGAAGGGATCCCGCACTACGTCCAGGCCGACGGCGCCGCCGCCGGCACCATCCTGCGCGGCGAGGTCGACGCTGCGATCGTCGGCGCCGACCGCATCGCGGCGAATGGCGACACCGCGAACAAGGTAGGCACGGTGGGCGTGGCTCTGGCCTGCGCGGACGCCGGCATCCCGTTCCTGGTGGCGGCCCCGACGACCACGGTCGACCTTTCGACGGAGACCGGCGACGACATCCACATCGAACTCCGCGGCGAGGCCGAGGTGTTGGAGTGGTCGGGGGTGCGGACGGCTCCCGTCGAATCCCGGGGCCACAACCCGGCTTTCGACGTAACCCCGGGCCGCTTGGTGACCGGACTGGTCACGGAACGGGGCGTGTTGGAGGTCGCGGCAGGCGAACTCCCGGCCGACCGCCTGAAGTAA
- a CDS encoding BMP family ABC transporter substrate-binding protein translates to MLRRSRRTLQLVAATTLMVTAATACNAAAKTDASDSASGGSGKSFTLVTPDAVGQNEFLKLAVTGVKAAAKTHDGTEKVYESTDTASQQQNVQAAVDAGPSVIVLVGFEFADLVAQQAKAHPKQQFLMIDACTTKTFKNVTCAVFREHEGVYLAGAEAGLLSKSGKVGAVDVLDTPQFRRYSDPFAAGAKKVAAKTSASTRFVGGQSPFDDSARAKEQANSLLSKGTDQIMAAAAAGNYGVFEAAKAKGAFAYGVDVNQCVSSPGTVVDNVIKKTDVAVEKGVEQVLAGKTGTTVSYGLKEGGISLTGLEAGVDSSKCVIAQHKDVLTKVKALRDQIVSGELKVDDPAAS, encoded by the coding sequence ATGCTCCGCAGATCACGTCGCACCCTGCAGCTCGTCGCCGCCACCACGCTCATGGTCACCGCCGCCACCGCCTGCAACGCCGCCGCGAAGACCGACGCCTCGGACAGCGCGAGCGGCGGCAGCGGGAAGTCGTTCACGCTGGTCACGCCGGACGCGGTCGGGCAGAACGAGTTCCTGAAGCTCGCCGTCACCGGTGTGAAGGCCGCCGCGAAGACGCACGACGGGACCGAGAAGGTCTACGAGTCGACGGACACCGCGTCCCAGCAGCAGAACGTGCAGGCCGCCGTGGACGCGGGCCCGAGCGTGATCGTGCTGGTCGGCTTCGAGTTCGCGGACCTCGTGGCGCAGCAGGCGAAGGCGCACCCCAAGCAGCAGTTCCTGATGATCGACGCGTGCACGACGAAGACGTTCAAGAACGTCACGTGCGCGGTGTTCCGTGAGCACGAGGGTGTCTATCTCGCGGGCGCCGAGGCCGGGTTGCTCAGCAAGAGCGGCAAGGTCGGCGCGGTGGACGTGCTCGACACACCTCAATTCCGGCGCTACAGCGACCCGTTCGCGGCCGGCGCCAAGAAGGTCGCCGCGAAGACGTCCGCGTCGACGCGCTTCGTCGGCGGCCAGTCCCCCTTCGACGACTCGGCGCGCGCCAAGGAGCAGGCCAACTCCCTTCTCTCCAAGGGCACCGACCAGATCATGGCGGCGGCCGCGGCCGGCAACTACGGCGTCTTCGAGGCCGCGAAGGCCAAGGGCGCGTTCGCGTACGGCGTCGACGTCAACCAGTGCGTCTCGTCCCCCGGCACGGTCGTCGACAACGTGATCAAGAAGACGGACGTCGCCGTGGAGAAGGGCGTCGAGCAGGTCCTCGCGGGCAAGACGGGCACGACGGTGTCGTACGGCCTGAAGGAGGGAGGCATCAGCCTCACCGGCCTTGAGGCGGGCGTCGACTCGTCGAAGTGCGTGATCGCCCAGCACAAGGACGTCCTCACGAAGGTGAAGGCGCTGCGCGACCAGATCGTCTCCGGAGAGCTCAAGGTCGATGACCCCGCCGCCAGTTGA
- a CDS encoding ABC transporter ATP-binding protein has translation MTPPPVEPAVELRGITKRFPGTLANDAVDLTVQRGEIHALMGENGAGKSTLMSVLYGMERADAGSIRIDGREVTFGDPSAAMAAGLGMVHQSFKLFDSLTVAENVVYAAEPRRFGLVDRAAARRRVRELAEEHGLAVDPDARVGDLPVGLRQRVEILKLLHRGARTLILDEPTAVLTPAEADALFAVLKSLAAQGRTVILVTHKLREVLEGSDNVTVLRDGRVVARLVTADTSADEIAAAMTGRAVELDRVHAPGTPGEVVLDVRDLTTDAVHDVGLTVRAGEIVGIAGVAGNGQSELIEALAGLRPVASGRVTLKGRDITHVSATERRAQGLAYVPEDRHAVGTAPAASVADNLAMGHHRTSLSSKGLLPPAAVRAHAGRLVERFGIKAATPEVLASALSGGNLQKLLIGRELAHEAPLLLVEQPTRGVDIGAIQNIHDQIVAYRDAGHAVLLVSAELSEIRGLADRVLVMYEGRVTATYTKDEADERALGLAMAGGAVAPTEAVD, from the coding sequence ATGACCCCGCCGCCAGTTGAGCCGGCGGTCGAGCTCCGGGGGATCACCAAGCGCTTCCCCGGCACGCTCGCCAACGACGCCGTCGACCTGACCGTCCAGCGCGGCGAGATCCACGCCCTCATGGGCGAGAACGGCGCCGGCAAGTCCACCCTCATGTCGGTCCTCTACGGCATGGAGCGCGCCGACGCCGGGTCCATCCGGATCGACGGGCGCGAGGTGACCTTCGGCGACCCCAGCGCCGCCATGGCCGCCGGGCTCGGCATGGTCCACCAGAGCTTCAAGCTGTTCGACTCGCTGACGGTCGCGGAGAACGTCGTCTACGCCGCCGAGCCGCGCCGCTTCGGCCTGGTGGACCGGGCCGCGGCCCGCCGCCGGGTGCGTGAACTGGCCGAGGAACACGGGCTCGCCGTCGATCCGGACGCCCGGGTCGGCGACCTGCCGGTCGGCCTGCGCCAGCGCGTGGAGATCCTGAAGCTGCTGCACCGCGGCGCCCGCACGCTGATCCTCGACGAGCCGACCGCCGTGCTCACGCCGGCCGAGGCCGACGCCCTGTTCGCGGTCCTCAAGTCGCTGGCCGCGCAGGGCCGCACGGTGATCCTTGTCACCCACAAGCTGCGCGAGGTCCTCGAAGGCAGCGACAACGTGACCGTGCTCCGGGACGGCCGGGTCGTCGCCCGCCTGGTCACCGCGGACACCTCCGCCGACGAGATCGCCGCCGCGATGACCGGCCGCGCGGTGGAGCTGGACCGCGTGCACGCGCCCGGTACACCCGGTGAGGTGGTCCTGGACGTGAGAGACCTCACCACGGACGCCGTCCACGATGTGGGACTCACCGTCCGCGCCGGGGAGATCGTCGGCATCGCGGGCGTCGCGGGCAACGGCCAGAGCGAGCTGATCGAGGCCCTGGCCGGGCTACGGCCGGTCGCCTCCGGCCGGGTCACGCTCAAGGGCCGGGACATCACCCACGTCTCGGCCACCGAGCGCCGTGCGCAGGGCCTCGCCTATGTCCCCGAGGACCGGCACGCCGTCGGTACGGCACCGGCGGCCTCCGTCGCGGACAACCTCGCGATGGGCCACCACCGAACGTCCCTGTCCAGCAAGGGACTTCTGCCGCCTGCGGCCGTACGCGCCCACGCCGGGCGACTGGTCGAGCGCTTCGGCATCAAGGCGGCCACCCCCGAGGTGCTGGCCTCCGCGCTGTCCGGCGGCAATCTGCAGAAGCTGCTGATCGGCCGCGAACTCGCCCATGAGGCACCGCTGTTGCTCGTCGAGCAGCCCACGCGCGGGGTCGACATCGGCGCCATCCAGAACATCCACGACCAGATCGTCGCCTACCGCGACGCCGGTCACGCCGTCCTCCTCGTCTCCGCCGAACTGAGTGAGATCCGGGGCCTCGCGGACCGGGTCCTGGTGATGTACGAGGGCCGGGTCACGGCGACGTACACGAAGGACGAGGCGGACGAACGGGCGCTGGGACTCGCCATGGCGGGCGGGGCCGTAGCGCCGACGGAGGCCGTCGACTGA
- a CDS encoding ABC transporter permease subunit: MTHTQIPRISGVLRSPVTFSVLAGLVIGALFLVGTGADPITAYGAVLTGSLGADGIGSTLSTGTSVLGVALALAIPLRAGLINLGGDGQMVLGGITAAVTGLYSPLPAPLTVVLALLAGMAAGAAYAALAALCENRLGVPLLVSSLLLSYPAVSLASYLARYPLKEPGSSLPQTRAMPDGVALPAFGDSTVTIGLVLVVLAAAAYWFTDKRTAFGYEIRMTGLNSRFAAYAGVERRGLTLKLMSVSGALAGLVGAIGVLSFPYRFVDGSLTAPGYTWTGLTAALLAAAAPLGTVVASFFFAVLAVGGLAMERTTEVPRELTQVLQAIVIVFLAARLRFPSGWFRRRPRKSSQESPQEIGAA; this comes from the coding sequence ATGACGCACACTCAGATACCGCGCATATCAGGGGTGTTGCGCTCCCCCGTCACCTTCTCCGTGCTCGCGGGCCTGGTCATCGGCGCCCTGTTCCTCGTCGGCACCGGCGCGGACCCGATCACGGCGTACGGCGCCGTCCTCACCGGCTCGCTCGGCGCGGACGGCATCGGTTCCACGCTGAGCACCGGCACCAGCGTGCTCGGCGTGGCGCTCGCGCTGGCGATCCCGCTGCGCGCCGGGCTGATCAACCTCGGCGGCGACGGCCAGATGGTCCTCGGCGGCATCACGGCGGCCGTGACCGGCCTCTACTCCCCGCTGCCGGCCCCCCTGACCGTCGTACTGGCCCTGCTCGCGGGCATGGCGGCGGGCGCCGCGTACGCCGCCCTGGCCGCCCTGTGCGAGAACCGGCTCGGCGTCCCGCTCCTGGTCAGCAGCCTGCTGCTGAGCTACCCGGCGGTCTCGCTCGCCTCCTACTTGGCGCGCTACCCGCTCAAGGAACCCGGCTCCAGCCTCCCCCAGACCCGCGCGATGCCGGACGGCGTGGCGCTGCCCGCGTTCGGCGACTCGACGGTCACCATCGGGCTCGTCCTGGTGGTCCTCGCGGCGGCCGCCTACTGGTTCACCGACAAGCGCACGGCGTTCGGCTACGAGATCCGCATGACGGGCCTCAACTCCCGCTTCGCCGCCTACGCCGGTGTCGAACGCCGGGGCCTCACCCTCAAGTTGATGTCCGTCTCCGGCGCACTGGCCGGACTCGTGGGCGCCATCGGGGTGTTGAGCTTCCCGTACCGCTTCGTCGACGGCTCGCTCACCGCACCCGGCTACACCTGGACGGGACTTACGGCGGCCCTGCTCGCAGCCGCGGCGCCGCTCGGCACGGTCGTCGCCTCCTTCTTCTTCGCCGTCCTCGCGGTCGGCGGCCTGGCGATGGAGCGGACGACCGAGGTGCCGCGCGAGCTGACACAGGTGCTCCAGGCCATCGTGATCGTGTTCCTGGCGGCCCGACTGCGCTTCCCCAGCGGGTGGTTCAGGAGACGGCCCCGGAAAAGCTCCCAGGAAAGCCCTCAGGAAATCGGGGCCGCGTGA